Proteins encoded together in one Camelina sativa cultivar DH55 chromosome 9, Cs, whole genome shotgun sequence window:
- the LOC104712054 gene encoding uncharacterized protein LOC104712054, with protein sequence MEASTQLNDTSKISNFSGIGGNYDEKGLGIFYHDKVSPDADQVVHMSVSKAEKRLKKLERDYQHTYENYIETRSNRFRFYIDAKHSNYRSGQAGNAIIYYKKLREQLQNNLDKMNKAEETERGVERPDYFKYSQSRIPKSSNSKTVHDLLRKFKDTEKLREKAIIANGENVNNNPTSQDSLKTSIEMEIKLLTKVIKKLGKEMRGRETRIWTDNGHEEKMRHLEKKCEWICGKWDEEKKYIVGLKKNT encoded by the exons ATGGAAGCTTCTACTCAGCTAAACGACACCAGCAAAATCTCCAACTTTAGTGGTATTGGAGGCAACTATGATGAAAAGGGTTTAGGGATATTTTACCATGACAAGGTGTCACCAGACGCTGATCAGGTTGTGCACATGTCAGTTTCCAAAGCTGAGAAGCGACTCAAAAAGCTCGAGAGGGATTATCAACACACCTATGAGAATTACATAGAAACCCGA TCAAACAGGTTTAGGTTCTACATCGACGCAAAACATTCAAACTATCGCAGTGGCCAGGCTGGAAACGCTATCATATATTACAAGAAACTGCGAGAGCAACTGCAGAATAATCTTGACAAAATGAATAAAgcagaagaaacagaaagaggAGTAGAAAGGCCTGACTAC TTCAAATACAGTCAAAGTAGAATTCCAAAAAGTAGCAACAGCAAAACAGTACATGATCTGCTGAGGAAATTTAAAGACACAGAGAAGTTGAGGGAGAAAGCTATTATTGCCAATGGTGAAAATGTCAACAACAACCCAACAAGTCAGGACAGTTTGAAAACATCTATTGAGATGGAAATAAAG CTTCTgacaaaagtaataaaaaagcTTGGAAAAGAAATGAGAGGGAGAGAGACAAGGATCTGGACTGATAATGGTCACGAGGAAAAGATGAGGCATCTAGAGAAAAAATGTGAATGGATATGCGGGAAGTGGGATGAAGAAAAGAAGTATATTGTAGGGTTGAAGAAAAATACATGA
- the LOC104715666 gene encoding glutamine--tRNA ligase, cytoplasmic-like isoform X1 yields the protein MVHKDDNPLELFRKISLDERTVKNTIGNSSKITSDLIAVIHQAGVSGGCDRTIGYLLHTVATTYYGKALVHRPTLLNYIASSKIKTRAQLDAAYSFLDNKDFNLTEFEEACGVGVEVSLADIEEIVEHIFQQNLTTILALRYRTNVGEYIGHVLRYLPWADPSTVKTVIEAKMFELLGPRTAADNVKPPRVEEVSPGFLSFSMYLLLSVASPSEYELNPYSRFPQPGKNFLAHTKVLFSDGSVLRCKNTKELLHKHLKVTGGKVYTRFPFEPNGYWSFINLLYFQAMFANFGLAKNRGGCCYLRYDDTNPEAEKKEHINHIEEIVKWMGWEPFKITYTSDYFQELYNFAVELIQTGHAYVDHQNAEEIKEYREKKINSPWRERPIEESLMLFDEMRRGLIEEGHATLRMKQDMQNDNYNMFDLIAYHIKFTPHPHARDKWCIYPTNDFAHCIVDSLENITHSLCTLEFETRRASYYWLLHSLGLYMPYVWEYSRLNVTNTVMSKRKLNYVVTNKYVDGWDDPRLLTLAGLRRRGVTPTSINAFIRGLGITRSDGSMIHVSRLEHHIREELNITAPRTMVVLNPLKVVITNMEPGKVIEIDAEKWPDTGRNDPSAFYKVPFSRVVYIEQSDFRKEDSKNYYGLAPGKSVRLRYAFQIKCTNVVFADDKETVREIHAVYYPELKTKLKGALHWVAASSPGKEEPLKVEVRLFEKLFNSENPAELGDGWLTDINPNSKVVVSDAYALSTIKDAVVGDTFQFERLGYFAVDKSSTPGKLVFNRTVRLGDRKTKRQM from the exons ATGGTTCATAAAGACGACAACCCTCTCGAGCTCTTCCGCAAGATTAGTTTGGACGAACGAACTGTTAAGAACACCATCGGAAATAGCAGCAAGATCACCTCCGATCTAATTGCCGTCATCCACCAG GCTGGTGTCAGTGGTGGCTGCGACCGAACTATTGGATATCTTTTGCACACG GTCGCCACTACGTACTATGGGAAGGCTCTTGTGCATCGTCCTACATTGCTCAACTACATTGCCTCTTCTAAG ATTAAAACTCGAGCCCAGTTGGATGCTGCATATTCCTTTCTGGATAATAAGGACTTTAACCTCACTGAATTTGAGGAGGCGTGTGGTGTAG GGGTTGAGGTTTCCCTAGCAGATATTGAAGAAATAGTCGAACATATCTTTCAACAGAATTTGACTACCATATTGGCGCTCCGTTACCGAACTAATG TGGGTGAATATATCGGACATGTCCTCAGATATCTGCCATGGGCAGATCCCTCGACTGTCAAG ACAGTCATAGAAGCAAAAATGTTTGAATTGCTCGGCCCGAGAACTGCTGCTGACAACGTAAAGCCTCCCAGAGTAGAAGAGGTGAGCCCCGGTTTCCTCTCATTTTCAATGTATCTTCTTCTGT CTGTCGCAAGTCCATCCGAATACGAGCTCAATCCCTACTCTAGATTCCCTCAGCCAGGCAAAAATTTCCTG GCTCACACCAAAGTCCTTTTCAGTGACGGCTCTGTGCTCAGATGCAAAAATACCAAGGAACTGCTTCACAAACATCTCAAGGTGACTGGAGGGAAAGTTTATACCCGCTTCCCCTTTGAACCAAATGGCTAT TGgtcatttattaatttgttgtattttcaGGCTATGTTTGCTAATTTTGGTCTTGCAAAGAACCGAGGGGGCTGCTGTTATCTAAG GTATGATGATACAAACCCCGAGGCCGAGAAGAAAGAGCACATTAATCACATTGAAGAAATTGTTAAATGGATGGGTTGGGAACCCTTCaag ATTACGTACACCAGTGATTATTTCCAAGAACTGTACAATTTTGCAGTGGAGTTGATTCAAACAGGCCACGCTTATGTTGATCATCAG AACGCCGAGGAGATAAAAGAgtacagagagaagaaaataaacagccCCTGGAGAGAAAGGCCTATCGAAGAATCCCTAATGCTTTTTGACGAAATGAGACGAGGACTGATTGAGGAAGGTCACGCAACACttagaatgaaacaagacatgcaaaatgataattataatatgtttgaCCTTATTGCCTACCATATAAAG TTCACACCTCATCCTCATGCTCGTGACAAGTGGTGTATTTATCCGACTAATGATTTTGCACACTGCATTGTTGATTCTCTTGAGAATATAACGCATTCG CTCTGTACACTTGAATTTGAAACCCGGCGTGCTTCATACTACTGGTTATTACATTCCCTGGGTCTCTACATGCCGTACGTGTGGGAATACTCACGGCTGAATGTCACAAACACTGTAATGTCCAAGCGTAAG CTGAACTACGTTGTGACAAACAAGTACGTTGATGGTTGGGATGATCCACGCCTTTTGACACTTGCTGGCTTGAGGAGGAGAGGTGTAACTCCAACATCAATTAATGCATTTATACGAGGACTTGGAATTACCAGAAG TGACGGTAGCATGATACATGTGAGTCGTCTTGAGCACCATATTAGAGAGGAGTTGAATATAACAGCTCCCCGCACCATGGTGGTGTTGAATCCTCTTAAGGTGGTCATTACGAATATGGAACCAGGCAAGGTTATAGAGATTGATGCGGAGAAGTGGCCTGATACTGGGAGGAATGATCCCTCGGCGTTTTACAAG GTTCCGTTCTCTAGAGTTGTATACATTGAGCAGTCTGACTTCCGAAAGGAAGATTCAAAAAATTACTATGGACTTGCTCCCGGTAAATCAGTACGGCTTAG ATACGCTTTTCAAATCAAGTGCACCAACGTTGTCTTTGCTGATGACAAGGAGACTGTTCGTGAGATTCATGCGGTGTATTATCCTGAGCTTAAGACAAAGCTGAAG GGAGCTCTACACTGGGTCGCTGCATCTTCACCTGGAAAAGAGGAGCCCTTAAAGGTTGAAGTCCGGTTATTTGAGAAACTCTTTAATTCTGAG AATCCAGCTGAACTCGGTGATGGTTGGCTCACCGACATTAACCCCAACTCCAAAGTGGTAGTCTCTGATGCCTATGCTCTTTCAACCATTAAAGATGCTGTGGTCGGGGACACATTCCAGTTTGAAAGGCTAG GTTATTTTGCGGTTGACAAGTCCTCTACCCCGGGAAAGCTTGTGTTTAACCGGACGGTGAGACTCGGAGACAGAAAGACGAAACGGCAGATGTAG
- the LOC104715666 gene encoding glutamine--tRNA ligase, cytoplasmic-like isoform X2, which translates to MVHKDDNPLELFRKISLDERTVKNTIGNSSKITSDLIAVIHQAGVSGGCDRTIGYLLHTVATTYYGKALVHRPTLLNYIASSKIKTRAQLDAAYSFLDNKDFNLTEFEEACGVGVEVSLADIEEIVEHIFQQNLTTILALRYRTNVGEYIGHVLRYLPWADPSTVKTVIEAKMFELLGPRTAADNVKPPRVEEVSPGFLSFSMYLLLSVASPSEYELNPYSRFPQPGKNFLAHTKVLFSDGSVLRCKNTKELLHKHLKVTGGKVYTRFPFEPNGYLHIGHAMAMFANFGLAKNRGGCCYLRYDDTNPEAEKKEHINHIEEIVKWMGWEPFKITYTSDYFQELYNFAVELIQTGHAYVDHQNAEEIKEYREKKINSPWRERPIEESLMLFDEMRRGLIEEGHATLRMKQDMQNDNYNMFDLIAYHIKFTPHPHARDKWCIYPTNDFAHCIVDSLENITHSLCTLEFETRRASYYWLLHSLGLYMPYVWEYSRLNVTNTVMSKRKLNYVVTNKYVDGWDDPRLLTLAGLRRRGVTPTSINAFIRGLGITRSDGSMIHVSRLEHHIREELNITAPRTMVVLNPLKVVITNMEPGKVIEIDAEKWPDTGRNDPSAFYKVPFSRVVYIEQSDFRKEDSKNYYGLAPGKSVRLRYAFQIKCTNVVFADDKETVREIHAVYYPELKTKLKGALHWVAASSPGKEEPLKVEVRLFEKLFNSENPAELGDGWLTDINPNSKVVVSDAYALSTIKDAVVGDTFQFERLGYFAVDKSSTPGKLVFNRTVRLGDRKTKRQM; encoded by the exons ATGGTTCATAAAGACGACAACCCTCTCGAGCTCTTCCGCAAGATTAGTTTGGACGAACGAACTGTTAAGAACACCATCGGAAATAGCAGCAAGATCACCTCCGATCTAATTGCCGTCATCCACCAG GCTGGTGTCAGTGGTGGCTGCGACCGAACTATTGGATATCTTTTGCACACG GTCGCCACTACGTACTATGGGAAGGCTCTTGTGCATCGTCCTACATTGCTCAACTACATTGCCTCTTCTAAG ATTAAAACTCGAGCCCAGTTGGATGCTGCATATTCCTTTCTGGATAATAAGGACTTTAACCTCACTGAATTTGAGGAGGCGTGTGGTGTAG GGGTTGAGGTTTCCCTAGCAGATATTGAAGAAATAGTCGAACATATCTTTCAACAGAATTTGACTACCATATTGGCGCTCCGTTACCGAACTAATG TGGGTGAATATATCGGACATGTCCTCAGATATCTGCCATGGGCAGATCCCTCGACTGTCAAG ACAGTCATAGAAGCAAAAATGTTTGAATTGCTCGGCCCGAGAACTGCTGCTGACAACGTAAAGCCTCCCAGAGTAGAAGAGGTGAGCCCCGGTTTCCTCTCATTTTCAATGTATCTTCTTCTGT CTGTCGCAAGTCCATCCGAATACGAGCTCAATCCCTACTCTAGATTCCCTCAGCCAGGCAAAAATTTCCTG GCTCACACCAAAGTCCTTTTCAGTGACGGCTCTGTGCTCAGATGCAAAAATACCAAGGAACTGCTTCACAAACATCTCAAGGTGACTGGAGGGAAAGTTTATACCCGCTTCCCCTTTGAACCAAATGGCTATCTACATATTGGACATGCTAtg GCTATGTTTGCTAATTTTGGTCTTGCAAAGAACCGAGGGGGCTGCTGTTATCTAAG GTATGATGATACAAACCCCGAGGCCGAGAAGAAAGAGCACATTAATCACATTGAAGAAATTGTTAAATGGATGGGTTGGGAACCCTTCaag ATTACGTACACCAGTGATTATTTCCAAGAACTGTACAATTTTGCAGTGGAGTTGATTCAAACAGGCCACGCTTATGTTGATCATCAG AACGCCGAGGAGATAAAAGAgtacagagagaagaaaataaacagccCCTGGAGAGAAAGGCCTATCGAAGAATCCCTAATGCTTTTTGACGAAATGAGACGAGGACTGATTGAGGAAGGTCACGCAACACttagaatgaaacaagacatgcaaaatgataattataatatgtttgaCCTTATTGCCTACCATATAAAG TTCACACCTCATCCTCATGCTCGTGACAAGTGGTGTATTTATCCGACTAATGATTTTGCACACTGCATTGTTGATTCTCTTGAGAATATAACGCATTCG CTCTGTACACTTGAATTTGAAACCCGGCGTGCTTCATACTACTGGTTATTACATTCCCTGGGTCTCTACATGCCGTACGTGTGGGAATACTCACGGCTGAATGTCACAAACACTGTAATGTCCAAGCGTAAG CTGAACTACGTTGTGACAAACAAGTACGTTGATGGTTGGGATGATCCACGCCTTTTGACACTTGCTGGCTTGAGGAGGAGAGGTGTAACTCCAACATCAATTAATGCATTTATACGAGGACTTGGAATTACCAGAAG TGACGGTAGCATGATACATGTGAGTCGTCTTGAGCACCATATTAGAGAGGAGTTGAATATAACAGCTCCCCGCACCATGGTGGTGTTGAATCCTCTTAAGGTGGTCATTACGAATATGGAACCAGGCAAGGTTATAGAGATTGATGCGGAGAAGTGGCCTGATACTGGGAGGAATGATCCCTCGGCGTTTTACAAG GTTCCGTTCTCTAGAGTTGTATACATTGAGCAGTCTGACTTCCGAAAGGAAGATTCAAAAAATTACTATGGACTTGCTCCCGGTAAATCAGTACGGCTTAG ATACGCTTTTCAAATCAAGTGCACCAACGTTGTCTTTGCTGATGACAAGGAGACTGTTCGTGAGATTCATGCGGTGTATTATCCTGAGCTTAAGACAAAGCTGAAG GGAGCTCTACACTGGGTCGCTGCATCTTCACCTGGAAAAGAGGAGCCCTTAAAGGTTGAAGTCCGGTTATTTGAGAAACTCTTTAATTCTGAG AATCCAGCTGAACTCGGTGATGGTTGGCTCACCGACATTAACCCCAACTCCAAAGTGGTAGTCTCTGATGCCTATGCTCTTTCAACCATTAAAGATGCTGTGGTCGGGGACACATTCCAGTTTGAAAGGCTAG GTTATTTTGCGGTTGACAAGTCCTCTACCCCGGGAAAGCTTGTGTTTAACCGGACGGTGAGACTCGGAGACAGAAAGACGAAACGGCAGATGTAG
- the LOC104712057 gene encoding uncharacterized protein LOC104712057 → MVPTCPGPVGRSSFAEAKKRLQKLEQDYQHSYEKYTELQSERYRYYVVLQRPGHHNCWVGCCINVSKLLVEQLQNVLDKLNTEEASQRGREPPTNGKQFFLMHGCKSLAQEKMVLQQLKAENKEQYTDGLSQETVDLKRIKREFRCIHRIIPQNSSKKSMHDLLRRVKEIQKLTEKAISNGALTGNRTSLDDMKIFTSVTIKLLAKVIREFEKERMETEDILQDRVNFARKNEK, encoded by the exons ATGGTGCCAACATGCCCTGGTCCAGTTGGGCGTTCGTCATTTGCAGAAGCAAAGAAGCGACTGCAGAAGCTCGAGCAAGATTATCAACACTCCTACGAGAAGTACACAGAACTACAA TCAGAAAGGTATAGGTACTACGTTGTTTTACAACGTCCAGGACATCACAATTGCTGGGTTGGCTGCTGTATTAATGTCAGCAAACTTTTAGTGGAGCAACTGCAGAATGTTCTTGACAAGCTGAATACAGAAGAAGCATCACAAAGAGGAAGAGAACCACCTACAAAC GGTAAGCAATTCTTCTTGATGCACGGTTGTAAAAGCTTAGCACAAGAAAAGATGGTACTGCAACAGCTAAAAGCAGAAAACAAAGAGCAATACACTGATGGCCTGAGTCAAGAAACAGTTGACCTCAAAAGAATTAAGCGGGAG TTCAGGTGCATTCACAGAATAATTCCACAGAATAGCAGCAAGAAATCTATGCATGATCTGTTGAGGAGAGTTAAAGAGATACAGAAGTTGACAGAAAAGGCTATTTCCAATGGTGCACTAACGGGCAACCGCACGAGTCTGGACGATATGAAAATTTTTACAAGTGTCACAATAAAG CTTTTGGCGAAGGTAATCagagagtttgagaaagagagaatggaGACAGAGGACATCTTGCAAGACAGAGTAAATTTtgcaagaaaaaatgaaaaatga
- the LOC104712059 gene encoding ABC transporter F family member 4-like: MGKKKSEESAATSTKVKPSGKEVSKDSKKEKLSVSAMLAGMDQKDDKPKKGSSSRTKAAPKATSYTDGIDLPPSDEEDEGESDEEQRLKDERRKQKSEQRHLDISVTDKEQKKREMKERLALEALELAKREALRDDHDAFTVVIGSKTSVLEGDDTADANVKDITIDSFSVSARGKELLKNASVKISHGKRYGLVGPNGMGKSTLLKLLAWRKIPVPKNIDVLLVEQEVVGDENSALNAVVSANEELVKLRQEVEALLKSSSGADGENVDGEDDDDTGEKLAELYDRLQILGSDAAESQASKILAGLGFSKDMQVRPTQSFSGGWRMRISLARALFVQPTLLLLDEPTNHLDLRAVLWLEEYLCRWKKTLVVVSHDRDFLNTVCTDIIHLHDLGLHFYRGSFDAFESGYEQRRKEVNKKYDVYEKQIKAAKRTGNRAQQEKVKDRAKFTAAKEASKSKGKNKAQDEEGPAAEAPRKWRDYSVVFHFPEPTELTPPLLQLIEVSFSYPNRPDFRLSNVDVGIDMGTRVAIVGPNGAGKSTLLNLLAGDLVPTEGEMRRSQKLRIGRYSQHFIDLLTMGETPVQYLLRLHPDQEGFSKQEAVRAKLGKFGLPSHNHLSPIAKLSGGQKARVVFTSISMSKPHILLLDEPTNHLDMQSIDALADALDEFTGGVVLVSHDSRLISRVCAEEENSQIWVVEDGTVNFFPGSFDEYKEDLQREIKAEVDE, translated from the coding sequence ATGGGTAAGAAGAAGTCAGAAGAGAGTGCTGCTACTAGCACGAAGGTGAAACCAAGTGGGAAAGAAGTTTCTAAAGATTCGAAAAAGGAGAAATTATCAGTCTCGGCTATGCTTGCTGGCATGGATCAGAAAGATGATAAACCTAAGAAGGGCTCATCATCTAGGACCAAGGCTGCTCCAAAAGCTACTTCCTACACTGATGGCATTGATCTTCCTCcttctgatgaagaagacgaaggtgAATCTGATGAGGAGCAGAGGCTGAAGGATGAAAGGAGGAAGCAGAAGAGCGAACAAAGGCATCTTGATATCTCTGTTACTGATAAGGAACAAAAGAAGCGAGAGATGAAAGAAAGATTAGCTCTCGAAGCGTTAGAGTTGGCAAAGAGGGAGGCTTTGAGGGACGATCATGATGCATTCACGGTTGTTATTGGAAGTAAGACTTCAGTGCTTGAAGGAGACGACACGGCAGATGCAAATGTTAAAGATATTACAATCGATTCTTTTTCTGTCTCTGCTCGAGGTAAAGAGCTTTTGAAGAATGCTTCTGTTAAGATATCACATGGTAAAAGGTATGGGTTGGTTGGGCCAAACGGTATGGGGAAGTCTACATTGTTAAAGCTTTTAGCGTGGAGGAAGATTCCAGTGCCGAAGAATAttgatgttcttcttgttgAGCAAGAGGTGGTAGGTGATGAAAACAGTGCTCTGAATGCAGTTGTTTCTGCCAATGAAGAGTTGGTTAAGCTACGGCAAGAGGTTGAAGCTCTGCTGAAGTCGTCTTCTGGAGCTGACGGAGAAAATGTTGATGGCGAGGATGATGACGATACTGGAGAAAAGCTTGCCGAATTGTATGACAGGCTGCAAATTTTGGGGTCAGATGCTGCTGAATCTCAGGCATCCAAAATTCTTGCGGGGTTAGGTTTCTCTAAAGATATGCAAGTGCGTCCAACTCAGTCCTTCAGTGGTGGCTGGAGGATGCGAATATCGTTAGCTAGAGCTCTGTTTGTGCAACCTACTCTTTTGTTGTTGGATGAACCCACTAACCATCTTGACCTGAGAGCTGTTCTATGGTTAGAGGAATATTTGTGTCGCTGGAAGAAGACGCTAGTTGTTGTTTCACATGACCGGGACTTCCTCAACACAGTTTGCACAGATATAATACATCTCCATGACCTGGGTCTTCACTTCTATCGTGGTAGTTTTGATGCTTTTGAAAGCGGATATGAGCAGCGTCGCAAGGAggtgaataaaaaatatgatgtcTACGAGAAACAGATCAAGGCAGCTAAGAGGACTGGAAACCGAGCTCAACAGGAGAAGGTAAAGGATAGGGCTAAGTTTACTGCAGCAAAAGAAGCATCCAAGAGTAAGGGAAAGAACAAGGCACAGGATGAAGAAGGCCCAGCAGCAGAAGCTCCAAGGAAATGGAGAGATTATAGTGTGGTGTTCCACTTCCCAGAACCAACCGAGCTCACTCCTCCTCTTCTGCAGTTAATTGAGGTTAGCTTCAGCTATCCCAACAGGCCAGATTTCAGGCTCTCGAATGTTGATGTAGGTATCGATATGGGGACAAGGGTTGCTATAGTTGGGCCTAACGGAGCAGGAAAGTCCACTCTATTGAATCTTCTTGCGGGAGATTTAGTTCCAACCGAGGGTGAAATGAGAAGAAGCCAGAAGCTGAGGATTGGAAGGTATTCACAGCATTTTATTGACCTGTTAACAATGGGGGAAACACCGGTTCAgtatcttcttcgtcttcatcctGACCAAGAGGGGTTCAGCAAGCAAGAGGCGGTAAGAGCGAAGCTAGGCAAGTTTGGGCTACCAAGTCACAACCACTTGTCTCCAATAGCGAAATTGTCTGGAGGACAAAAGGCTAGAGTTGTGTTCACCTCGATCTCAATGTCAAAGCCACACATTTTGCTTCTGGACGAGCCTACAAATCACTTAGACATGCAAAGTATAGATGCTTTGGCGGATGCACTAGATGAGTTCACAGGAGGAGTTGTGTTGGTGAGTCACGACTCGAGACTGATATCGCGTGTCTGTGCGGAAGAGGAGAATAGTCAAATCTGGGTTGTAGAAGACGGAACGGTGAATTTCTTCCCAGGTTCGTTTGACGAGTACAAAGAAGATCTCCAAAGAGAAATCAAAGCTGAGGTTGATGAGtga
- the LOC104712060 gene encoding uncharacterized protein LOC104712060, with the protein MPFRSKVQPINVNGVAKEPEPAPAMRQGPRSRLKRLFERQFSLKSFSGVDSPLARGNSEEFEPGSVCLRKMVENYMEDPDSEKQSRCIGRNHCNCFSGSGTDSSDEDEESSSSNGVLRSLKSLLLCANVTESDLETKATELVEKEDKCKDSRLRDVADELVALGYDAVVCKSRWEKSKSRWCPVPAGEYEYLDVMIGDQRVLIDIDFQSKFEIARPSKTYNSISKTLPYVYVGQVDRLKKLVVFVSDAAKKSLKKKGLSMPPWRRAEFVLTKWVSRYDRAKQTQGETSGDAAAAVQP; encoded by the exons atgcCTTTCCGTTCAAAAGTCCAACCTATCAACGTCAACGGTGTAGCCAAGGAGCCAGAGCCGGCGCCTGCGATGAGACAAGGGCCAAGATCTCGACTGAAGCGACTCTTTGAACGTCAGTTCAGTCTGAAGAGCTTCTCAGGTGTGGATTCACCGCTTGCGAGAGGCAACTCGGAAGAATTCGAACCGGGCTCTGTCTGTTTGAGGAAGATGGTTGAGAACTACATGGAGGATCCAGACAGTGAGAAACAATCACGTTGTATTGGTCGTAACCACTGCAACTGCTTCAGTGGAAGTGGCACCGATAGCTCCGACGAAGAcgaagagtcttcttcttccaacgGAGTTCTTCGAAGCCTCAAG AGTCTGTTACTTTGTGCTAATGTCACCGAGAGTGATCTGGAGACTAAAGCAACAGAGCTTGTTGAGAAAGAAGATAAGTGTAAGGACTCGAGGTTGAGAGATGTTGCTGATGAATTGGTGGCTTTAGGCTATGATGCAGTAGTTTGCAAATCTCGCTGGGAGAAATCGAAATCGAGATGGTGTCCTGTTCCTGCTg GGGAGTATGAGTATTTGGATGTTATGATTGGAGATCAAAGAGTTTTGATCGACATTGACTTCCAGTCCAAGTTTGAGATAGCTCGACCGAGTAAGACTTACAATTCGATATCCAAGACACTGCCTTACGTCTATGTTGGACAAGTGGATAGGTTGAAGAAGCTTGTGGTATTTGTGTCTGATGCTGCAAAgaagagcttgaagaagaaagggCTGTCAATGCCACCATGGAGGAGAGCTGAGTTCGTGTTAACCAAATGGGTGTCTCGTTATGATCGTGCTAAGCAAACTCAAGGAGAAACCAGTGGagatgctgctgctgctgtccAACCATAA
- the LOC104712061 gene encoding histone H2A variant 1-like, translating to MAGKGGKGLVAAKTMAGNKDKDKDNKKKPISRSARAGIQFPVGRIHRQLKNRVSAHGRVGATAAVYTASILEYLTAEVLELAGNASKDLKVKRITPRHLQLAIRGDEELDTLIKGTIAGGGVIPHIHKSLINKTTKE from the exons ATGGCAGGGAAAGGAGGAAAAGGACTCGTAGCTGCGAAGACGATGGCTGGTAACAAGGACAAAGACAAGGACAACAAGAAGAAACCCATCTCTCGCTCTGCTCGTGCTGGTATTCAG tTTCCAGTGGGTCGTATTCACAGGCAACTCAAAAACAGGGTTTCTGCACATGGGAGAGTTGGTGCAACCGCTGCTGTGTACACTGCTTCAATCCTTGAGTACCTGACTGCGGAGGTTCTTGAGTTGGCTGGAAACGCTAGCAAAGATCTGAAAGTGAAGAGGATAACTCCAAGGCATTTGCAGTTGGCTATTAGAGGAGATGAGGAGCTTGACACACTCATCAAAGGAACTATTGCTGGAGGAGGTGTCATCCCTCACATCCACAAGTCTCTCATCAACAAAACCACCAAAGagtga